From a region of the Kwoniella mangroviensis CBS 8507 chromosome 1 map unlocalized Ctg01, whole genome shotgun sequence genome:
- a CDS encoding 6-phosphogluconolactonase, with amino-acid sequence MPQSSAPPVLYSFDDTNHLQSSLANFILKAQTDAIQHRGVFTIALSGGSLPNNLKPLVDIKEIQWDKWQVFFADERIVPLDHPESNYAACSKAFLDLVPIKKEQIHTLNTELFREQTRIDPTAEIKREEEDEAENEAVEIADDYEKQLVNTFAGANAARYPTFDLILLGMGPDGHTCSLFPGHELLSENDRWVAEIQDSPKPPKRRITFTYQVLNHAFRCAFVASGEGKQDMLSNILDRPEEGLPCSRVRPTSPGLVFWFVDHAASGKVQYPKTEYKWIQKATDDDLITTERKRLKEEMDAAVEAADH; translated from the exons ATGCCTCAATCATCCGCCCCACCCGTCCTGTACTCGTTCGACGACACCAACCACCTCCAATCATCATTGGCGAATTTCATCCTCAAGGCTCAGACCGATGCGATCCAACATCGAGGTGTATTCACTATCGCCCTTTCAGGTGGTTCTCTACCAAACAATCTCAAACCTTTAGTTGATATAAAGGAAATTCAATGGGATAAATGGCAAGTGTTCTTTGCGGACGAACGAATCGTTCCTTTAGATCATCCCGAATCAAATTATGCTGCCTGCTCAAAAGCTTTCTTGGACCTGGTACCAataaagaaagaacagattCATACGCTCAACACCGAGTTGTTCAGGGAACAAACGAGGATTGATCCCACAGCAGAAatcaaaagggaagaagaggatgaagctgagaacGAAGCTGTAGAAATTGCAGATGATTATGAAAAACAACTTGTCAATACATTTGCTGGAGCGAATGCTGCCCGATATCCAACATTCGATTTGATCTTATTGGGAATGGGTCCAGATGGTCATACATGTAGTTTGTTCCCTGGACATGAGCTCTTGTCGGAGAATGATAGATGGGTGGCAGAAATTCAAGATAGTCCGAAACCACCCAAGAGGAGGATCACTTTTAC CTACCAAGTCCTCAACCACGCTTTCAGATGCGCCTTCGTAGCTTCAGGAGAAGGTAAACAAGACATGTTGTCTAATATTTTGGATAgacctgaagaaggattacCATGTTCGAGGGTCAGACCTAcctc CCCCGGTCTCGTATTCTGGTTCGTAGACCACGCAGCCTCAGGAAAAGTGCAATACCCCAAAACCGAATACAAATGGATCCAAAAAGCTACTGATGACGATTTGATCACAAccgagaggaagaggttgaaggaggagatggacgCTGCTGTCGAAGCGGCTGATCATTAG